The Deinococcus aerolatus sequence CTGGGCGTCGTGGCCGCGGTGCAGGGCGCAGGTGTGGGCGCGCAGTTCCAGTTCGTCCACCACCAGCGCGGCCAGGGCCTGCAGGTCCTGCAGGTTCTCCTGGGTCAGCGGGCGGGGCTGGTGGTCCGTGACGCACAGCGTCCCGATGCGGTGCCCTGCCGGGGAGACCAGGGATGCCCCCGCATACATATGGATGTGTGGTTCACCCACGACCCCCGGGTACTGGGCGAAGCGTGGATCGGCATGCGCGTCCTCCACGACCAGCGGCTCCGCCTGCAGGATGGTCCAGGCACAGATGGAGGCGTGGCGCGGCGTGGTGATGCCCCCCGGACCGTGGGTGGATTTGGTCCACTGCCGGGACTGGTCCACGAGGTTGATGCTGGCCACCGGAGTGCCCAGCAGGCGGGCGGCCAGCCGGGTGATGCGGTCAAAGGCAGCCTCGGCAGGCGTGTCGATAATCTCGTACTGCGCCAGGGTCAGCAGGCGGGCGTACTCGTCGGACGGAAGAGGAGCGCCGGTCATAGGGCGCAGCCTGTCAGCACTGCTCTTGCGAAGCTCTGACAGGCCCCACTCATGAGGGACAGTGGGGCAGGCTGCTTGGCGCTGCAACACACGATCTGTCGATTCTTAGCTCACTTATGTCTCCGGCACAAAACAAAAAAGCCCCGTACGGGACGGGGTTTTCTATCGTTGGTGGCGATGCGCGGACTTGAACCGCGGACCTAACGATTATGAGTCGTTCGCTCTAACCAGCTGAGCTACATCGCCTGGAGATGATCAGGACAACCTGAAGAAAAAAGCAGCCCCGCACGGTGGCGGGGGCTTTTTGATGGTGGAGCTGAGCGGGTTCGAACCGCTGACCTTCTGAATGCCATTCAGACGCGCTCCCAACTGCGCCACAGCCCCTCTTTTGTTGCTTGCCTCTTTCAAGGCTCAGCCAGATTAACAGCGCTTTCCCAGGTTGTCAACGGGTCTGGTCTTCCAGGTGCCCGGCAGGGTGGGCCGACGTCACCTGATGCGCCGCGAGATTCACGTAGCCCTCAATCAGATGGATGATCACCGGGTTGTGGGTATGGACCCCGTGCGCCTGCCCCACGCCGTCCTCAGCGATGAAGTGGGCGATCAGTGCCGCCTCGCCGTCGCGGGTCAGCAGGAAGGCGTGCTGGCCCACCGCCGCAATGCTGGGCAGGCCCGCCAGATGGGTGCGGTGCAGCTCCACGCCGCGCGGGGCCAGACGTTCCAGGTCCGCCGCAAAGCTGGGTTCTCCGGCCATGAACAGGCTGCGCCGGGCGTTCAGGGTCAGGTCCTCGCACAGGCTGCGGATGGCGGCCTCGCCGTACAGGTGGTACACCGCTTCCGGCGCTGGGTCGGGGGCCAGACGCGAGAGGTCGCGGTCCAGCGCGCCCAGCCGGTCGTCGAAGCTGCGCCGCGCTCGCGCCAGGTACTCGCGGGCGCTGAGCGGGGCGTATTCCAGCGGATTCTGACCCACCTTGGCGGCCAGCCCCCGGCCCTCCAGACGCTCCAGGGTCTCGTAGATCTTGGGACGGGGAATCCCGGCCTGCCGCGCCACGCGGGCCGGCACGGCGCGGCCCAGCGCCAGCAGGGCGGTATACGCGCGGGCCTCGTACTCGGTGAGGCCCAGCGCTTGCAGGTGAATCACGGCGCTCATCTGCCGGTCAGCATACGGGAAAAGCGGCCTTCACGCATGTTTGCGCAGCAGAATGCTCTTGAGATACAGACTTTCGGGCACGCTCAGCAGGTGCGGGTGGTCGGCGGGCTGGTACGTCACGGCCACCACCTCGGCGTCGCAGTCGGCCTCGGCGGCGGCCACGCGGGCGGCGTCCAGCAGATCGTCCACCCGAATGTAGTGGGCACAGGTGCTGATCATCAGGTGGCCGCCGCTGACCAGCATCCGCAGCGTGTGGGCCGCGCCGTCGGTGAAGATGCGCTTGGCCCGCGGCACGTCGTCGCGGCGCTTGGCCAGGGTGGGCGGATCCAGCACGGCGGCCCCGAAGCTGCGCTTCTCGCGCTCCAGCGCGGCCAGCACCTCCAGCGCGTCGCCCCAGCGCACGCCCACGTTGCTGTTCACGCCGTTGCCCCGCGCGGCCCCTTCCAGCGCGGCCAGGGCCACCTGGTCCTTGTCCACCCCCACGCTTTTTGCACCTGCCTTGGCCGCGTGCAGGCTGAAGCCACCGGTGTACGAGTACACGTCCAGAAAGCCCTGGCCGGGCTGCACCAGCGAGCGCATCAGGCGGCGGTTGTCGCGCTGGTCCAGAAAGAAGCCGGTCTTCTGGGCGTCCATCGGCGCAAAGTGCAGGCTCAGGTCGTCCTCATGGAACTCGACGCGCTCCGGCACCTCGCCCCACAGCGGCCCGGCCACCATGCCCAGCCCCTCGCGGCGGCGCTCACCGGTATCGCTGCGCTCGTAGGCGCTGGCGGCCCCGGTCACCTCGCGCAGCGCTTTCAGGATCAGGTCCCGGTGCCGCTCAGTCCCGGCGTTGCGAAGCTGCACGGCCAGCACGTCCCCGAACTGATCGGCCACCACGCCCGGCAGCCCATCGGCCTCGGCGTAGACGGCCCGCACGGCGTCGGTGTTCAGGATGCGGCCCTCGCGGCGCTTGAGGGCGGCCTTTACGCGGGCGCGGTAGAACTTCAGGTCAATGTCTTCCCGCTCCCAGGTGAGCAGGCGCAGCGGCGTCGCGCCGTCTGGGTTGAAGTACCCGCGCGCGATCACCTTGCCGCCGGGAGCTTTCACGTCCACGACCTCGCCGGGCGCGATGCCCGCGTCGGCGTCGGCGATGTCGCCCGAATGCCCGTAGGGATAGCGGCCCAGGGTGCGCCGGACGGCGGCGGGCTGGAGGGTGACGGCGGCGGACTTCTTCATGAACGACAGGCTAGCGGATGGGGGAGAGGGCTTGATGGGGACGGGAGGTTGGGGGGAAGGCCGCGAAGACAGGGCACGACATCTTGCCCTGGGCGTTCCCGTCTCCCACCCGGCTTGAACCCGGCCCCCCTTCGGCGCATCCTGTGGCCTATGCCTGACCCCGCCGTGACCTTTCCCGCACCCCGGCGCATTCCCTATCCGGGCGGCTGCGTGCTGGAACCCGGTCCCTACGCACTGGACTATCTGCTGAAATGGCCTGCTGAGATGACGGTGAACGGAAAGCCCTACCCCGAACAGCCGGTCTACCCGCTGATTCGCGGGTTGCTGGCCGATCCGGCGGCCCACGGCATCACGCTGAAAGAGGCCCAGGCTGCGCGGGACCGCTTCCTGGAACTGGCCGGGCAGGCGCTGGAGGCCGAGGGCGGCGACCGGCGCTGGCTGGAGCGGGAGTTCGGGCGCTGAATACAAGGGCGCTGGGCGGGCGCGGCGCGTCCGGGGACTGGGGAGAGCTGGCCCTGGCCGAGCCGCTGCCGGGCGAGGCGCTGCACGCCCGCGTGGCCCGCACCCTGCGCGGCGCCGTGACCGGCGGCCTGCTGTCCGAAGGCACGCGCCTGCCCGGCCACCGCCGTCTGGCCGGGGTGCTGGGCGTCTCGCGCAATACCCTGGTGGACGCCCTGGCGGGCCTGGAGGCCGAGGGTTACCTGCGTGTGCAGGGCCGCAGCGGAACGGTGGTCTGCGTACCCGCCGCTGAGGCAGGCGCCCCGTTCACGGCGACCGTGGATGAATTGCCCCTCAGCGCCTGGGCCACCCGCGCCCTGTCGGGCGGCGAGGACGCCGCCGAGGGCCACTACTCGGTGGATTTCCGCGTGGGTCAGCCGGTGCCTGAGCTGTACCCGGAAGCGGCCTGGACGGCGGCCCTGGCCCGTCAGGCGGGGCGACTGGGCCGCAGAACGCAGGGTGGCCCCGCCTCGGATCCGCTGGGGCCATTGGAAACCCGCCGCGCCCTGTCAGCCTACCTGAACGCCGTGCGCGGCGCGCGGGTCACGCCTGAGATGGTGATGCTTACCGGCGGCACGCAGTCGGCACTGGACGCGCTGGCCCGCGTGTTTCTGGAGCCGGGGCGCATGGCGGCGGTGGAGGACCCCACCTACCCCGGCGCGCGGGCAGCACTGTCGGCCACCGGGGCGGCGGTGGTGCCGGTGCCGGTGGACGGGAGCGGCCTGCGCCCCGGAGCCCTGCCCCCGCACGCCACGCTGCTGTACCTGACCCCCGGTTGCCAGTACCCCACCGGCGTGACCCTGGGGGCCGCCCGCCGCGCCGCACTGGTGGCCTGGGCGCGGCGCGGCAACGCCTTTGTGCTGGAAGACGACTACGCCGCCGACTTGCACCACACGGGCCGCCCCCTGCCGGTGATGCAGGGACTGGCCCCGGACCGGGTGATTTTGCTGGGCAGTTTCAGCAAGAGCCTGGCCCCGGCCACCCGCAGCGGCTTTCTGGTGGCTCCACCTCCGGTGCTGCGGGTGCTGGCCCGCACCCGCCCGCTGACGGACCGGGCACCCGGCACGCTGGACGCCCTGGCCCTGGCCGACGTGCTCAGTTCAGGGGCGTACGGGCGGCATCTGCGCCGGGCGCGGCTGGTGCTGGCCCACCGGCAGGACGTGCTGCTGGCGGCCCTGGGCGAGTGGCAGCCCACCTGGGAGGCGCACGGCGCGGCTTCCGGGCTGCATGTGTACGTGCGGCTGCCCCCCGGTCTGAGCGAGGCGCAGGCCGTGGCCGGGGCGGCGCGGCGGGGCGTGGCCCTGTCGCCTGTTGCACCCCTCTCGGCCGCTGGGGGGCGGGCCGCCGTGCTGCTGGCCTTCGCCCACCTGACCCCCGAGACCATCCGGCAGGGGGTCCGGCGGCTGTCGCTCGCCCCCTGACCCCCCCCGCCACAGTGTAATTTCTCTTTCAGAGTCGTGGCATTTCGCGTTAAGCTGTGCCGATGCGTCTGCTTCTCGTGGTCCTGCTGCTGGCCCTGACCGCGCTGTACCTGACCTTCGGTCTGCGGCTGGGCTACATGACCCTGACGCCCACCTACCTGTGGAACGCCACGGGCGAGAACAGGTACACCTTCGGCGTCTACGACGAGAACCAGCAGGTCGGCGTGCGCGGTTCCTGCACGGTCCGCAGCGGCAAGGCCACCTTTCGCCTGGTCTCTCCGGGCGGCACCCAGATCGCCGGTCAGGTGTGTCCCCAGGGCAAGTGGGGGCTCAACGTCCTGGGCACGGGAGACGCCGGGCGTTACCGGCTGACCATTGAACTGGAGCACTTCACCGGCATGATCGACATTGAGGAGGCCCGCAAGTAACGCCGCCGGGTCGCCCGCAAAAGCCACAATAAAGACCGGCAGGCCGCTTGATGGGCCTGCCGGTCTTTATTGTGGGCGCCTGTGGTTGGCGGGTTAGCCCTGCTGCGTGCCTTCCTGGGCAGCCTTGGCCTTGTTGAGGGCCTTGGCCAGGCGGCTCTTCTTGCGGGCGGCGGTGTTCTTGTGCATGGTGCTGCCCTTGGCGGCCTTGTCGATCAGGCTCTCGGCCTTGCTCTGGGCTGCGGCCAGGTCCTCACCGTTGGTCACGGCGGCCAGCGCCTTCTTGGTGAAGGTCTTGATGGTGCTCTTGCGGCTGCGGTTGAGCATGCGGCGCTTGAGGCTCTGGCGGTGGCGCTTCTGGGCGGACTTGTGACGTAAAGCCATGTTCTTACTCCTTGTTCTCCCGCGTCGCGGGGCGGTTCCCCGTGGTGGGGAACTCGTGGCGTTCAGCAGATCTGAAGCTGCTGCACGCGCCGGGGCGAAGGTCGCGCTGGACCACCCGCGCCGGGCCGCCTCTGAGAAGAGACAACCTCGTAACTATACGCGCTTTGGCGGTGCCGGACAAGCCTTAGACTGGGGCCATGCGAAGTCGCCGTCCCCATCCGCCCGAGGGTGATGCGCCCCCGCGCGAGGTCCGGCCCAGGACCCCGCAGGAGCAGCGCGACGCCCTGCTGGCCTACGCCTTCCGTGCGCTGGGCGGCCGAGCGCTGACCGAGACCGAGCTGCGCGGCAAGCTGGAGCGCCGCAGCGACACCCCGGAGCTGGTCGAGGAAGTCCTGAAGCGCGTGCAGGAACTGGGCTACCAAGATGACGAACAGGTGGCCCGCATCGAGGGCACCCGGCGTGGCGTGGGGACCTTCCGGGTGCGCCAGACCCTCAAGCGCCGGGGCGTGCCCGAGAACCTGATTCAGGACACCCTGGAGGCCCGGGATCCTGACGAGGAGCGTGCCGGGGCGCTGGAAGTGCTGGAGCGGCGCTGGCCGGCGCTGGCCCGCAAGAAGGACCCGAGGGCCAGCGCCTACGCCTTTCTGGCTCGCCGGGGCTACGGCGGCGACGCCATCTGGCCCGCCATCCGCGAACTGAGCGAGCGCCTGCCGCCCGCAGAGGACGACGAGGAATCTGAGGGCGACGGGGAGTAACGCGTCTGCCTTGACACCCCACAGGGCGGCGGATAAACTGCCGGACGCACTTGAAACGCTGCGCGGTCCCCCGTGACCCCCAGCGCGACAGGAGCCGTGGCGGGGCGTAGCGCAGCCTGGTAGCGCACGTCGTTCGGGACGACGGGGTCGAAGGTTCGAATCCTTTCGCCCCGACCACGCACAGAACTGACCTCCCCGACGCGGGAGGTCTTCTTTTTGCCCGCTGCCCCCCGCCCCCCTGCCTGCCGGAGTCCCATGCGCGTCTTTGCCATCGCCGATCTGCATCTGGCCTACGTGACCCCCAAACCCATGACGGTCTTCGGGCCGCAGTGGGCCGGGCACCCGGAGGCCATCTATGAGCGCTGGCGCGAGGTGGTGCGCCCCGGCGATCTGGTGCTGCTGCCCGGTGACCTGTCGTGGGCCATGCGCCTGCCCGACGCCATGACCGATCTGGCGCGGGTGGCCCAGCTGCCCGGCACCAAGGTTCTGTTGCGCGGCAACCACGACTACTGGTGGCCCACGCCGTCCAGGCTGCGCGCGGCCTTGCCTCCCGGCATGCTGGCCGTCCACAACGACGCCGTGCGGGTTGAGGATTCAGGGGGCCGGGGTGTGGTGGTCTGCGGCACCCGCGGCTGGAACACGCCGGGCTATGTCCCCTTGAATGAGGAGGACCAGAGGCTTCTGAACCGCGAGGCCCAGCGCCTGACCCTCAGCGTGGAGGCGGCGGCGCGGCTGCGGCAGCCGGGCGATCACGTTCTGATGATGCTGCACTACCCGCCCGCCTCGGCCCCCTACCCCCCCAATCCGCTGACCACCGTGATCGAGGCGGCGCGGCCCGAGCTGATCGCCTATGGCCACCTGCACGGCGTTCCGGTTGAAAAGTCCATGCGGCATGTGAACGGGATTCCCGCGCATCTGGTGGCGGCGGATGGCCTGAAATTCACGCCGAAGCTGCTGCTGGATACCGGGGATTAGCCGGGCACCCACCCGTGGACACGTCATCCAGGCAGACCAGCGCCTCCAGGACGTGGGCGTCCACTCCACCCAACGCTGACCCCTGTACGGTGGGACCGCTGTGGATACCGTTAAAAACCGCCAGCCGCCCGGCCGCAGCATCCGCAGGGTGGGGGTAGAGTTGAGCCTGTTCGGTTCACTCTGTCTCTCTGCACAAGGAGCATCCATGACCCCATCCACCGATCTTCCTGCCCGCACACTTCGCGATCTGACCGTGTCCGCCCTGGGCTTGGGCTGCATGGGCATGAGCGAGTTCTACGGCGACGCCGAAGAGGCCGAGAGCGTCCGCACGCTGGACCGTGCGCTGGACCTGGGCGTCACGTTCTTCGACACCGCCGACATCTACGGCCCCCACACCAACGAGGAACTGCTGGGCCGCTGGCTCAGGGGCAAGCGTGACCGCGTGGTGCTGGCCACCAAATTCGGCATCGTGCGCGAGCCGGGCTACCCGATGCAGCGCAGCCTGTCGGGGCGGCCCGAGTACGTGCGGAAGTCCATCGAGGCCAGCCTCAAGCGCCTGAAGACCGATCACATCGATCTGTACTACCTGCACCGCCTCGATCCGCAGACGCCCATTGAGGACACCGTGGGCGCGATGGGCGAACTGGTGGAGCGCGGCATGGTGCGTTACCTGGGCCTGTCGGAGGTGGACGCCGCAACGCTGCGCCGCGCCGACGCCACCCATCCGATCACCGCCCTGCAAAGCGAGTACTCCCTGTGGACCCGTGATCCGGAACACGTCCAGCACCCCACAGATGACCAGGGCTCCGGTGACGAACAGCCCGGCGAGAGCGTGCTGGCCGCCTGCCGTGACCTGGGCGTGGGGCTGGTGCCGTACAGCCCGCTGGGACGCGGTTTCCTGACCGGGCAGCTCAAGTCCCCCGACGACTTCGGCCCCGACGATTTCCGCCGCACCAGCCCGCGCTTTCAGGGCGAGAACTTCCAGAAGAACCTGGATCTGGTGGCCGAGGTGCAGCAGATGGCGCGTGACAAGGGCTGCACAGGGGCGCAGCTGGCGCTGGCGTGGGTGCTGGCGCAGGGCAAACACATCGTCCCCATCCCCGGCACCAAGCGGGTCAAGTACCTGGAGGAAAACCTGGGTGCGCTGGATGTGACGCTGAACCCCGACGATCTGGCCCGCATCGACGCCACCTTTCCGCCGGGCGTGGCGACGGGGGCGCGGTATGGGCAGATTCAGGCGGCGCAGCGGTAGCCGGGATGCGCAGCAGAGACTCTCGTGCTGCAACAAGCCTGCCGTGCCCTCGCTGTGCATGACGGTGACAGGATGATGCCGCGCCCATTCCCATTCTGACGGAGCCGGGGGTCCGCTAGCATCTGTCCCATGTCCCTGACCCTCTCTGTCCTGAGCGGCGAATATGCTGTGTGCCAGCTTCCCGAAGACGCCGTGCCGCCCGCGTGGGCCTTTGCGGGTGAGTTCTGGAGCGTGACCCGCGCGCCCGGTGAGCTGTCGGTGGTGTGTGCGGCGGCACGCGTGCCGGAGGACGTACGGGCGCAGAGAGGCTGGGCCGCCCTGCGGCTGCACGGCCCCTTCGAATTCACGCTGACCGGCATTCTGGCGGGCGTGCTGAATCCGCTGCGGGACGCGGGCGTGGGCATCTTTGCCCTGTCCACCTTTGACACCGATTACGTGCTGGTGGCGCAGGCGCGGCTGGCGGAGGCGGTGGCCGCCCTAATGGCGGCGGGGCATACCGTCAATCTTTGAAGTCTGCACGCTCCAGCATGTAGCGGATCACCGGTACCATCTCGCCCCGGTATTCCTCTGATCTGCCCTGCCCGTTTTCGGAGAAGCCCAGCCGCCGCATCAGCGCCCGCGAACGCACGTTGGGCGCATGAACCTCGGCAGTCACAGTCTGAAGGCCCAGATCATGGAAGGCGTGCGCCAGCGTCAGCCGCCCGGCCTGCAACCCCAGTCCCTGGCCCCACAGGCCCGGCTCCCCGATGGCGATGCCAAACTCGGCGCTGCGGACCGTGAACCCCGCCAGATCGGTGTAGCCCACCAGCACGCCGTCCACCCAATGCCGTGGCGCAGCAACTCCGGCGGCGTCAGCGTGAGCAGCCCCTGCCAGTGCTGGCGGATGTGTTCGGCGGGCAACCCCACGGACCACGCGATGGCCAGACAGAATTCCTCGTCCGCGCCCCAGCGCACGGCACATTCCTCGTCGCCGGGGCGCAGCGGGCGCAGACGCAGCTCGCTCACGGCCACAGCCCGGCCAGAATCTGGGCCGCCGAACCCTCCCGCCCCTGCCCCACGCCCTCTCCAGCCCACAGGCTCAGCACGTCCGCGCGGCCCGCCTCTGCCCCCGCCGCCCGCAGCTGCCGCGTGAGGGCGTTCTGAAATGGATAGGGAAGTGGGTGCGCCACCCCCTCCGTCACGGCATTTCTCAGCCCCCGTGCCGTGCGTCCGCTGAAGGCACGGGTGAGCACAGTGTCGCCGGGCCGCGCCGCCGCCAGCGCCGAACGGTACGGCGCGGAGGTCCCGGCCTCTGCCGCCCGCAGGAACGCCGTGCCACACTGCGCGAGCCTGGCTCCGGCGTCCAGCACGGCGCGCACGTCTTCCCGTGTCATCAGGCCGCCCGCCGCAATCAGCGGCACGCGGACACCCTGTGCTGCCGCCTGAACCAGTGCCAGCGTGTCGGCCCGTTCATCCGTAAGCCAGCCGCCCCGGTGCCCGCCTGCCGCGCCCCCCTGCAACACGACAGCGTCCACCCCATCGGCTTCCAGCTGCCGCGCCTCGTCCAGCCCTGTCGCGGTGCCCATTGTCAGGACGCCGCGTGCCCTCAACGCCTCCAGGTGCCGGGCGTCCAGCCGTCCAAAGGTGAAGGAGAGGACAGCCGGGCAGACGTCCAACACGGCCTCCAGCTGGGATTCAAAGTCCTGCTCCGCCTGGGCTG is a genomic window containing:
- the rpsT gene encoding 30S ribosomal protein S20; translation: MALRHKSAQKRHRQSLKRRMLNRSRKSTIKTFTKKALAAVTNGEDLAAAQSKAESLIDKAAKGSTMHKNTAARKKSRLAKALNKAKAAQEGTQQG
- a CDS encoding class I SAM-dependent rRNA methyltransferase, coding for MKKSAAVTLQPAAVRRTLGRYPYGHSGDIADADAGIAPGEVVDVKAPGGKVIARGYFNPDGATPLRLLTWEREDIDLKFYRARVKAALKRREGRILNTDAVRAVYAEADGLPGVVADQFGDVLAVQLRNAGTERHRDLILKALREVTGAASAYERSDTGERRREGLGMVAGPLWGEVPERVEFHEDDLSLHFAPMDAQKTGFFLDQRDNRRLMRSLVQPGQGFLDVYSYTGGFSLHAAKAGAKSVGVDKDQVALAALEGAARGNGVNSNVGVRWGDALEVLAALEREKRSFGAAVLDPPTLAKRRDDVPRAKRIFTDGAAHTLRMLVSGGHLMISTCAHYIRVDDLLDAARVAAAEADCDAEVVAVTYQPADHPHLLSVPESLYLKSILLRKHA
- the pdxR gene encoding MocR-like pyridoxine biosynthesis transcription factor PdxR, whose translation is MAGAGVRALNTRALGGRGASGDWGELALAEPLPGEALHARVARTLRGAVTGGLLSEGTRLPGHRRLAGVLGVSRNTLVDALAGLEAEGYLRVQGRSGTVVCVPAAEAGAPFTATVDELPLSAWATRALSGGEDAAEGHYSVDFRVGQPVPELYPEAAWTAALARQAGRLGRRTQGGPASDPLGPLETRRALSAYLNAVRGARVTPEMVMLTGGTQSALDALARVFLEPGRMAAVEDPTYPGARAALSATGAAVVPVPVDGSGLRPGALPPHATLLYLTPGCQYPTGVTLGAARRAALVAWARRGNAFVLEDDYAADLHHTGRPLPVMQGLAPDRVILLGSFSKSLAPATRSGFLVAPPPVLRVLARTRPLTDRAPGTLDALALADVLSSGAYGRHLRRARLVLAHRQDVLLAALGEWQPTWEAHGAASGLHVYVRLPPGLSEAQAVAGAARRGVALSPVAPLSAAGGRAAVLLAFAHLTPETIRQGVRRLSLAP
- the recX gene encoding regulatory protein RecX (binds RecA and inhibits RecA-mediated DNA strand exchange and ATP hydrolysis and coprotease activities) encodes the protein MRSRRPHPPEGDAPPREVRPRTPQEQRDALLAYAFRALGGRALTETELRGKLERRSDTPELVEEVLKRVQELGYQDDEQVARIEGTRRGVGTFRVRQTLKRRGVPENLIQDTLEARDPDEERAGALEVLERRWPALARKKDPRASAYAFLARRGYGGDAIWPAIRELSERLPPAEDDEESEGDGE
- a CDS encoding aldo/keto reductase, with protein sequence MTPSTDLPARTLRDLTVSALGLGCMGMSEFYGDAEEAESVRTLDRALDLGVTFFDTADIYGPHTNEELLGRWLRGKRDRVVLATKFGIVREPGYPMQRSLSGRPEYVRKSIEASLKRLKTDHIDLYYLHRLDPQTPIEDTVGAMGELVERGMVRYLGLSEVDAATLRRADATHPITALQSEYSLWTRDPEHVQHPTDDQGSGDEQPGESVLAACRDLGVGLVPYSPLGRGFLTGQLKSPDDFGPDDFRRTSPRFQGENFQKNLDLVAEVQQMARDKGCTGAQLALAWVLAQGKHIVPIPGTKRVKYLEENLGALDVTLNPDDLARIDATFPPGVATGARYGQIQAAQR
- a CDS encoding metallophosphoesterase, which produces MRVFAIADLHLAYVTPKPMTVFGPQWAGHPEAIYERWREVVRPGDLVLLPGDLSWAMRLPDAMTDLARVAQLPGTKVLLRGNHDYWWPTPSRLRAALPPGMLAVHNDAVRVEDSGGRGVVVCGTRGWNTPGYVPLNEEDQRLLNREAQRLTLSVEAAARLRQPGDHVLMMLHYPPASAPYPPNPLTTVIEAARPELIAYGHLHGVPVEKSMRHVNGIPAHLVAADGLKFTPKLLLDTGD
- a CDS encoding NAD(P)H-dependent flavin oxidoreductase, with protein sequence MPVILQRLNLRVPIVLAPMAGGPGTPELAAAVSQAGGLGSLGVAYLTPAQIRETGAAVRRLTPGPFALNLFAPQPAARPTQLEVARATAELAPFHARLGLAPPVLTAQAEQDFESQLEAVLDVCPAVLSFTFGRLDARHLEALRARGVLTMGTATGLDEARQLEADGVDAVVLQGGAAGGHRGGWLTDERADTLALVQAAAQGVRVPLIAAGGLMTREDVRAVLDAGARLAQCGTAFLRAAEAGTSAPYRSALAAARPGDTVLTRAFSGRTARGLRNAVTEGVAHPLPYPFQNALTRQLRAAGAEAGRADVLSLWAGEGVGQGREGSAAQILAGLWP
- a CDS encoding ACT domain-containing protein; translation: MSLTLSVLSGEYAVCQLPEDAVPPAWAFAGEFWSVTRAPGELSVVCAAARVPEDVRAQRGWAALRLHGPFEFTLTGILAGVLNPLRDAGVGIFALSTFDTDYVLVAQARLAEAVAALMAAGHTVNL
- a CDS encoding TrmB family transcriptional regulator yields the protein MSAVIHLQALGLTEYEARAYTALLALGRAVPARVARQAGIPRPKIYETLERLEGRGLAAKVGQNPLEYAPLSAREYLARARRSFDDRLGALDRDLSRLAPDPAPEAVYHLYGEAAIRSLCEDLTLNARRSLFMAGEPSFAADLERLAPRGVELHRTHLAGLPSIAAVGQHAFLLTRDGEAALIAHFIAEDGVGQAHGVHTHNPVIIHLIEGYVNLAAHQVTSAHPAGHLEDQTR
- a CDS encoding GNAT family N-acetyltransferase, whose translation is MDGVLVGYTDLAGFTVRSAEFGIAIGEPGLWGQGLGLQAGRLTLAHAFHDLGLQTVTAEVHAPNVRSRALMRRLGFSENGQGRSEEYRGEMVPVIRYMLERADFKD